The Bacillota bacterium genome contains a region encoding:
- a CDS encoding AtpZ/AtpI family protein — MRYSGLALSFGLLMIVLAGLGFLGGQALDRRLGTFPLFAILGVLAGIGLAFYDLLREISMADRLERQRRREPKAGRKGDGQEDD, encoded by the coding sequence GTGCGCTACTCAGGGCTGGCATTATCGTTCGGCCTGCTCATGATCGTCCTGGCCGGACTGGGGTTCCTGGGGGGACAGGCTCTGGACAGGCGCCTGGGTACGTTCCCCCTGTTCGCCATCCTGGGGGTGCTGGCCGGCATAGGCCTGGCCTTTTACGACCTGTTGCGGGAGATCAGCATGGCAGACCGGCTGGAGAGACAGCGCCGGCGCGAACCCAAAGCCGGGAGGAAAGGTGACGGGCAGGAGGATGATTAG
- the atpB gene encoding F0F1 ATP synthase subunit A: MTAGDAAWWLAEAEHESAAAAAHGDTLFHIGPLPVTSAITTAWAIIALLTLLSYLATRRLEKVPGSRLQNALEAVVEYLEGHFGSILGKERAWQYLPFLSTFFLFIIISNYAGILPGAGHLKGFAAPTSHLGYNAGMALVVFFSYHYFGVRARGMAYFKHLADPPYMLPLNLVDELVRPLSLSLRLFGNIYGGEAVLAVMLTVLPYFLPTFMMGLELIFGYIQALIFTTLAAIYIAGATEHHELVAEDEHHRHRGPGPRAQGKEVLP, from the coding sequence TTGACCGCAGGCGATGCTGCCTGGTGGCTGGCCGAGGCGGAGCACGAGTCCGCAGCGGCCGCCGCCCACGGAGACACCCTGTTTCACATCGGTCCTCTTCCGGTGACTTCCGCCATCACCACGGCCTGGGCCATCATTGCCCTGCTGACACTCCTTTCTTACCTGGCCACCCGGCGCCTGGAAAAGGTGCCCGGTTCCCGCCTCCAGAACGCGCTTGAGGCGGTGGTCGAGTACCTGGAGGGACACTTCGGCTCCATCCTGGGGAAAGAGCGGGCCTGGCAGTACCTCCCCTTCCTCAGCACCTTCTTTCTGTTCATCATCATCTCCAACTACGCGGGCATCCTGCCCGGAGCCGGGCACCTGAAGGGGTTCGCCGCTCCCACCAGCCACCTGGGGTACAACGCGGGGATGGCGCTGGTGGTGTTCTTCTCGTACCACTATTTCGGGGTGCGCGCCCGGGGGATGGCCTACTTCAAGCACCTGGCCGATCCCCCCTACATGCTCCCCCTTAACCTGGTGGACGAGCTCGTGCGGCCGCTGTCGCTGTCCCTGCGTCTCTTTGGCAACATCTACGGGGGCGAGGCCGTGCTGGCCGTGATGCTCACCGTCCTTCCCTACTTCCTTCCCACTTTCATGATGGGGCTGGAGTTGATCTTCGGGTACATCCAGGCCCTCATTTTCACCACACTGGCTGCCATTTACATTGCCGGGGCCACCGAGCACCATGAGCTGGTGGCGGAGGACGAGCACCACCGTCACCGGGGCCCCGGTCCGCGCGCGCAGGGAAAGGAGGTGTTGCCGTGA
- a CDS encoding ATP synthase F0 subunit C: MTIGAGLVALAAGLAVAIAAVGSATAQGKTAVAALDAIWRQPDAAGDVRGAMMLALAFQEALTIFVMLVALMLALKVTA, from the coding sequence GTGACTATCGGTGCGGGTCTTGTGGCTCTGGCCGCTGGCCTGGCGGTGGCCATCGCCGCCGTGGGGAGCGCCACCGCCCAGGGGAAGACGGCCGTGGCCGCTCTGGACGCCATCTGGAGGCAACCCGATGCGGCGGGTGATGTGCGGGGCGCCATGATGCTGGCCCTGGCCTTCCAGGAAGCGCTTACCATCTTCGTCATGCTGGTGGCGCTGATGCTGGCCCTCAAGGTGACGGCTTAA
- the atpF gene encoding F0F1 ATP synthase subunit B, whose product MIEFRWYELVWAVINFSILFFLLRKFLFGPVMGMMERRRQEIAANLKQAEEARQETARLQAEYRGQLAAAQREAQEIMDRAVRAADEARARLVSEAQTEAARLRDRAVEAITQEKERALAELRDEVTSLAIAAAGRIIRRTMTEEDERRLVEEFAREMGESR is encoded by the coding sequence GTGATCGAGTTTCGCTGGTACGAACTGGTCTGGGCGGTAATCAACTTCAGCATCCTCTTCTTCCTGCTCAGGAAGTTCCTCTTCGGACCGGTCATGGGCATGATGGAGAGGAGGCGGCAGGAGATTGCCGCCAACCTCAAGCAGGCCGAGGAGGCCCGCCAGGAGACCGCTCGTCTCCAGGCCGAGTACCGCGGGCAACTGGCGGCCGCCCAGCGGGAAGCCCAGGAGATCATGGACCGGGCGGTGCGGGCGGCGGATGAGGCCAGGGCCCGGCTGGTGAGCGAAGCCCAGACCGAGGCGGCCCGCCTGCGCGACCGGGCGGTGGAGGCCATCACCCAGGAGAAGGAGAGGGCCCTGGCCGAACTGCGGGACGAGGTGACCAGCCTGGCCATAGCCGCGGCCGGTCGCATCATCAGGCGGACCATGACCGAGGAAGACGAGCGTCGCCTGGTGGAGGAGTTCGCCCGCGAGATGGGTGAGTCGCGGTGA
- the atpH gene encoding ATP synthase F1 subunit delta, protein MTAGRVLARRYARALFLAARAAGKVEKAEADLAQVRQALDQVPQLRQILGGVAVPRARQRELLQGIFAGRVDGLVMNLLLLLLDERRLRLLDQIEREFRIMADEARGITLVEVISARALSGPAEEALRQGLERKLGRRVRMECTVDAALVGGVQVKIGDTLYDGSVRGQLERLKERMVARA, encoded by the coding sequence GTGACCGCAGGGCGGGTGCTGGCCCGCCGCTATGCCCGCGCCTTGTTCCTGGCCGCGCGGGCGGCGGGAAAGGTGGAAAAGGCAGAGGCCGACCTGGCGCAGGTACGGCAGGCGCTGGATCAGGTCCCCCAGCTCAGGCAGATCCTGGGGGGCGTGGCGGTGCCCCGCGCCCGCCAGCGAGAGCTCCTGCAGGGGATCTTCGCGGGCCGGGTGGACGGCCTGGTGATGAACCTGCTCCTCCTGCTTCTGGACGAGCGCCGGCTGCGGCTGCTCGACCAGATCGAGCGTGAGTTCCGCATCATGGCCGACGAGGCGCGGGGAATCACCCTGGTGGAGGTGATCTCCGCCCGGGCCCTGTCCGGTCCGGCCGAGGAAGCCCTGCGGCAGGGGCTGGAGCGGAAGCTGGGACGGCGGGTGCGTATGGAATGCACCGTGGATGCCGCCCTGGTGGGAGGGGTCCAGGTCAAGATCGGGGATACGCTCTATGACGGGAGCGTGCGTGGCCAGCTGGAGAGGTTGAAGGAGCGCATGGTGGCGCGCGCCTGA
- the atpA gene encoding F0F1 ATP synthase subunit alpha produces the protein MRPEEITAIIKQQIEGYQPEVDVSHVGRVIWVGDGIARVWGLESAMYNELLEFPGDTYGLALNLELDNVGCVILGPYRHIKEGDEVRRTGRIVQVPVGEALVGRVVNALGQPVDGKGPIQTPHFRPVELVAPGVVFRQPVSRPVQTGLKAIDSMIPIGRGQRELVIGDRQTGKTALAVDTIINQKGEGVICIYVAIGQKASTVAGVVQALEEHGAMDHTIVVAATASEPAPLLYIAPYAGCAMGEYFTYTGGDALLVYDDLTKHAWAYREMSLLLRRPPGREAYPGDVFYLHSRLLERACCLAPEHGGGTLTALPIIETQAGDIHAYIPTNVISITDGQIFLESDLFYAGVRPAIDVGRSVSRVGGKAQIKAMRQVAGSLRLDLAQYRELAAFAQFGSELDKATQARLRRGDRLVELLKQGQYQPMPVEEQVVVIYAGVNGHLDDLPVEKALAFEDGFLKFLRRDRPHILGEVREKKELSDETVRQLEEAISTFKEAFTGEPGAAAPAVAPPAAEASASQAPAASAG, from the coding sequence ATCCGGCCGGAAGAGATAACGGCCATCATCAAGCAGCAGATCGAGGGATACCAGCCCGAAGTGGATGTGTCCCACGTGGGCCGGGTCATCTGGGTGGGGGACGGCATCGCCCGGGTGTGGGGCCTGGAGTCGGCCATGTACAACGAGCTCCTGGAGTTCCCGGGCGATACGTACGGGCTGGCCCTCAACCTGGAGCTGGACAACGTGGGGTGCGTCATCCTGGGACCCTACCGCCACATCAAGGAAGGGGACGAGGTACGGCGCACCGGGCGGATCGTGCAGGTGCCCGTGGGCGAGGCCCTGGTGGGCCGGGTGGTGAACGCCCTGGGTCAGCCGGTGGACGGTAAGGGACCCATCCAGACTCCCCACTTCCGGCCCGTGGAGCTCGTGGCCCCCGGTGTGGTCTTCCGGCAACCGGTTTCTCGGCCCGTGCAGACCGGGCTGAAGGCCATCGACTCCATGATCCCCATCGGGCGCGGGCAGCGCGAGCTCGTCATCGGCGACCGGCAGACGGGCAAAACCGCCCTGGCCGTGGATACCATCATCAATCAGAAGGGCGAGGGCGTCATCTGCATCTATGTGGCCATCGGCCAGAAGGCGTCCACGGTGGCGGGCGTGGTGCAGGCCCTTGAGGAGCACGGGGCTATGGACCACACCATCGTGGTGGCGGCCACGGCCTCGGAGCCGGCGCCGCTCCTTTACATCGCCCCGTACGCCGGCTGCGCCATGGGAGAGTACTTCACGTACACGGGCGGGGATGCCCTGCTGGTGTACGACGACCTCACCAAGCACGCCTGGGCCTATCGGGAGATGTCCCTGCTCCTGCGCCGCCCCCCCGGGCGCGAGGCATACCCCGGCGACGTGTTCTACCTCCACTCGCGCCTGCTGGAACGTGCCTGCTGCCTGGCACCCGAGCATGGAGGGGGTACCCTCACCGCCCTGCCCATCATCGAAACCCAGGCCGGCGACATCCATGCGTACATCCCCACCAACGTGATTTCCATTACCGATGGGCAGATTTTCCTGGAATCCGACCTCTTCTACGCCGGCGTGCGCCCGGCCATCGACGTGGGCCGGTCTGTTTCCCGGGTGGGGGGCAAGGCGCAGATCAAGGCCATGCGGCAGGTGGCGGGGAGCCTGCGCCTTGACCTGGCCCAGTACCGGGAGCTGGCGGCATTTGCCCAGTTCGGTTCCGAGCTGGACAAGGCCACCCAGGCCCGCCTGCGTCGCGGCGACCGGCTGGTGGAACTGCTCAAGCAGGGGCAGTACCAGCCCATGCCTGTCGAAGAGCAGGTGGTGGTAATCTACGCCGGGGTCAACGGGCATCTGGACGACCTCCCCGTAGAGAAGGCGCTGGCGTTCGAGGACGGCTTCCTCAAGTTCCTGCGCCGCGATCGGCCCCACATCCTGGGCGAGGTGCGGGAGAAGAAGGAGCTCAGCGACGAGACGGTGAGGCAACTCGAGGAGGCCATCTCCACCTTCAAAGAGGCCTTCACGGGCGAGCCCGGGGCCGCCGCTCCGGCTGTGGCACCGCCGGCGGCGGAGGCCTCCGCTTCGCAGGCACCGGCGGCCAGCGCCGGCTGA